The genome window TGTAAATATGAAATTTACGATTCTGATTAGCTCATTTCTTTCTCTTTTCCTTGGTTGCATTCAATTCAAAGTAGATGTTCTAAAGCCCGATCTTATCACTAAGATCCAAATTGGTTCTGAAACCAGTAATTTACAAGTTGAGGTTGTCAATAATGTTCTAACGAACCTGCCACTTACAATACCTTTTCAATCGGGAACGGCTTATCTTACTGATACGAAAAGATCAATAATCAAAGGATTTGATTCGCAAGGTGAACTGGAAACTATTATTGGAAGTATGGAAACTCCACCGATTGCAGGAGTGAATCTATCCAAATATCGTTTTGGAACTTTAGGACTCATAACCTTAGATTCCAATCAGAATCTCTATATCCAAAATCGATTTGGCAATAAAGAAGGATTGGACGGAACCAAAGAACAGGACAATCTGTTCAAAAAATACAGTGGCTCATTTGAGACGTCCGGCCAGTCTCCACTTCCTAGTTATATCATTAAGATGAATTCGCGTGGAGAAATTAAATCTGTAATTGGTGCGTCCGGAAAAAATACTGAGCCTTTTCGATATATAGAATTCATTCAAGCAACTGACTCAGGTAAATTATTTGTTTACCATAAAATTGCAGAAGAGATGAGATTGAGTTATTATCAGGATGAAGAATTGAAATCAGAAATCCGTGAAGGGAGTTTGGATATTTTCAAATCTGGAATATCCAATGAGTATGTAATTAGCCTAGATAAAATCTATCCACAACCTGCAGGCGAATATGCACTCGCATCGATTAGCTATTATTCTAAGGGAGACAACCGATTCAAATTTCGTAGGATCTACAAAATTGACTTTGATAAACCTACACAGACAGTTTCTATAAAAGAAATCCAAGATCCAGCAGAGATTCTCTTTAGCGTCAGAGAAAATGATGAATTTTACATTTGGGAAACTGAAGATTCAGGGGCTTCAGTTCGATTGCAAGTGCATGACCCAGAAGGCAATCATATCAACAACAAAAGATTGGTATTTACTTCACCTCGTGGCCAATGGAGAGAAACTTTTACGGATGGTAGAGACAATATCTATTCCATAAGAATTCGGGCTGGGTTTCTTGAATTGCATCGATGGCGCTAATACATCACTGAGCTGAGTAAAGGGATCTCTTATGAAATATGAGACTGTTCTAAGCTATGAAAACAGTTCCATTTTGGATAAATATACCCAAGATGTTTGGGGGTTTTCTTCCGAATTTCTTATGGCAATTGCCGCCAAAACTTTTCTCGAAACTTATGCAGATCTTCTGAGAGATCCAAATAACCATATAACAATCTTATGTGGGAGAGGAAATAATGGCGGCGATGGTTACGCTTTAGGCTATTTCTTAAAAACAGAAAACATCCCTTTTACGATCTATTGCTTAGGAGACAAAACAAGTGAGACTGCTTTCATCTATAAAAACAAATTGAAAAATTTGCATGTAACGATTCATAGCATTGAAAACCTTCTGGCTGATCTAAAATCTATTAGCAAAAAAACAATTCTCATTGATTGCTTGCTCGGAACTGGGATGAGACTTCCGATCGATCAAGAACTAAAGGAACTTTTCTTAAATCTCATAAATTGGAAAGATTCATCCAATTTAATCTTTGGAATTTCCATGGATGTTGTATCGGGCAGGCCTGCATTTGCTGAACTCAATAAATCGCAGAAGGATATCTATTTTCCAGCTGATTCACTTGCAGAAATTGGAGTTGCTAAATGGGAAAATTTAGGATTTCCCATTGAATGTAAAAAAACCTTAACGATTGGATTTCCAATCGATGAGTTTTTACAAACTGATTTAGGCAACAATCAACAATTTATTTTTCGAAGTATTGAACGAAATCTGATCTTTGATTTTTATACCAAGTCTTTGCATGGGCATAAATATTCGAGTGGATCTTTGGTCGCAATTGGTGGCGATGAGGGAATGATAGGTGCAATTCTTCTTTCCATCAATGCCTTCGTTGGTCTTGGTGGTGGGATTGCAAAGGCAATCGTTTTCGATAAATCCAATATTTTGAATTCTGTCTTAGACAATCCATCTTTGATGATTAGCCCTTGGTCTGATGAATTGTACCAAGATCCCTTTCTTGCCAAAGCCAAAGTGATGGTGATTGGCCCTGGGACAACGCCTCAATCAAAGTATAAAGAGAAGGTCTTGATTGAGGCAGATGAATGGTGCAAAAAAGATTCCCATCGATGGGTGATTCTTGATGCTGGAATGCTACCAACTGAGAAAGAAATTGAAGCGGGTTTAAAATTCGAAGGCAATTGGATTCTCACACCACATTTTGGTGAATTGCAAAGAATGTCTGGAGCATCCATCTCCGATCTTACAGAACGTAAGACAATCACTCAGAATTTAGCAAAAAAACTCAATGCTTTCATTCTAGCTAAGGATAGTCTGTCCCTATTTGTATCTCCCGATTCAGAAGTTCTAATTTGGGATCATCCGAATCCAAAACTTTCCACTATGGGCACGGGCGATATTTTGACTGGGATTCTTGCTGTTTCTCTTGCAAAAGGATTGGAAATCCGCGATGCTGTTTTATATAGTTTGAGTTTGATGAACCTCTCGAAAGATATGAATATGATCTCACCGACATCGTGGGATATACTCAATTTTTTAAAAAAAGGATAAGATGGCAAAAGGATACCATAGTCGTTCACCAGAAGAATTTCGAGAGCATCTCAAAAGTTTAGAGAAAACTTCTCGAAAAAAAAATTGGAAACAAATTATCATTTTAATTGATATATTTTTGCTTTTGCTTGTCTTCTATTTTATTTATCTGAACTTAAATCCTGGTAGCCTAAATCTTGGCTCCAAAGCAAAAGTGGAAAATTTCCACGGACTCAACCTTACACTTTCGTCATCGCAGATTTCAAATTCATCGGTTGTGCTTTTGTATCTATTGGTGGATAATCAGACTGACAATCCGATTTCTATTCCTGAAGATGATTGGAATTTTATCTATGAATGGAGGACGGTTGATGGAGAAGTCTGTGAGTCTGGAAATTATAAATCAACTAACAACTATTCTGTTCAATCTAAGTCCCAATGGATAATGGAGATTCCTTTACACAAGCCAACGAATCCAAATGAAATCAAAGGCTGTAGCCCTGTTGCATTCAATGAAAAGAAAAGATTTGGTTTGGGATTTCTTCAAAACCAACATCTCTATTTAGATTTTCGAATCAGAAAAAATTCAAAAGATGATATGAAAGCAAGAAACCAAGCTGAGTTTCTCATTCAATTGAATCCTTTTTAAGGCTACGCACTTACATTCCGCGCGACTCGCTTCGCGACAGGTCGCTTACGGATGCAAGTGCTCCGCTCAAGGTTGAAGATCCTGATTCACCAATCTGATTTTATGCGAGGCATGTTCGCCCAGTTGCCAGCTTGGAATGTTTTCCCATCATCCAGCACCATTCTCCAATTAAAATAGAGGAAAATTTAATAATGCATTTAACAAAGATAATGGTGCTGGAGCTGGTGATGGGCCAAAGTCGCTGCGGAGGCAGGCACTTCGCTCAAGGTTGAAGATCCTGATTCACCAATCTGATTTTATGCAAGGCATGTTCGCCATCTTTGATCCAACTTTCAAACACCACACCATCCTCTGTAACCTTTGCGAGCACTTAGAGGACTTAGTGGTAAAACTCTTCAATTTAGGGATTTTAAATCATCGAATATTTCGATTTGTGTTGGATTCTCACAGATTGAATAAATTGAAATCGTATAAATTCGTTGCAATTTATTGAGGGTTGAGAACGGTAAATGTTGTTTGTGGATATGAATGATAAAGGACGGGGCTTAAGCCCCGGGCGAGGGGATTTTCAAGAAAAATTGAAAAATTCAGCTTTCATAAATTTATTATCCATATTTATTTATAAAAAATAATTTTATAAAATTTAGATTTTTTTGCCAAATTTAACAAATTCTTCTAAGATTTGAATTCTTGCTGTTAGCTTGTCGTTGCCACTCACAACTACCCATGGCGAGGATTCAGTATGAGTTTTGACTAACATTTCTTCAACGGCATCAACATATAGATCCCATTTATCGCGGTTTCTCCAATCTTCATCAGTGAGCTTCCACCTCTTAAGAGGATCATTTGCTCTTGCATCAAAACGTTCTTTCTGAGTATCTTTATCGATATGGATAAAGAATTTTATAACTTTTACATCATTTTGTTCCAAGGATTCTTCAAACCAGATAATCTCACTGTAGGCTCTCTTCCATTCTGCTTCTGTGGCAAAACCTTCGACGCGCTCAACCATTACTCTACCATACCAAGATCGATCGAATATTCCGATCACTCCGCGCTCAGGTATCCTTCTCCAGAATCTCCATAGATAATTTCTGGATTTTTCAGAAGCGTCGGGGGCCGAAATATTATGAACTTCATAAAGTCTAGGATCCATAAGACCTGTTAGTCTGCGGATCGCTCCACCTTTGCCCGCTGCATCCCATCCTTCAAATACTACTGCAATGGATTTGCCGCGTGTCTGACATTCATGGGTAACCTGTCTTGCTTTTTCTTGAAGATCTTTGAGTTTTTTCTTATAGTCAGACTCTGGGATCGTTAGGCTAAGATCTACTTTGTGTAAACTCGGTGACATATTCATTCCGTTTCTCCAGCAGATCTCAATTTTTGTAATAGTTCATTGGAATCTACGCCCAATTTTTTTTCTAAATGATTGATGAGCTGAACCATCACACTCAGTCTCGCTTCACTATTATCATCGGAAGGAATCAAAATCCAAGGTGCATACGGTTGATCTGTAAGTTGGATATAGTTCATAAATAATTTCTTATAGGATTCGTAATTCTCAGCTTGGTCCAAATCTTCAAGAGTTGTCTCCCAAGTTTTACCTTCTTTCTTGGCTTTCTTCAATCTCTTAGAAAGATCTTTCTCACCCAAATCCAGGAAGAATTTGATAATTAAGATTCCATCTTCAGCTAATGTTCGTTCCAGATTCATTATAGTTTTTAGATTATTGGAAATATCTTGCTTTTTTACATCACCTTTGCGAATCGCATAAGATACTCGATAGTACCAAGACTTAAGAAGAAAAAAAGCAAATCCTTTTGGAGGAAAATGATACCAATACTTATATAAAAACGGATATTTGGAATCCCAGAGTTCAGTATTGACAGGTGAGTACACTTTGTATTTTTTCGGGTCCATGCGATAGATCAATTTCTTGATAATGCGACCCTTGCCAGTCTGTGCCCAACCTTCGAGAATTACATAGCAGGAGATGCCCATCTCACTTGCGGAGTTCTGGAGTATATACAGCCTTTCTTGTAAGCTATCTTCATCAAGTTCATGTTCTTGAATAGTCATAATAATCTATAGAGATACCATCGATTCCCAATCTTTCGAAATACAGGATTGGACAAGTCCCCTTCTAAAGGACTGGATGAATTGAAAATGATATCTACTTCACACTCCTCTTTAGATTCAAAATAAAAGTCGAGACTAAAACCCTCGGATTTGAGTAGAATATCTTTTACAGATAATGATGTCGTGTTACTTTTTTGTTTCCGCAGCAATTCCGTAGAAAAAAAATAAGTTTGGAAGTATCCGTTCTTTTCGTTCCATTCTTCACGAAATTGTTTTTTGGTCCAATGTGCTTTCAGATCAACCCAGATGCCCTCTTCCTCATTTATATGAATCAGAACGGGTTCTAGGTTCTCATCTATGATTGACTCAGCCAGGAGTCTCAGAATCCATTCAATTTCCGTACGATCTGTAACACCTGGTTTCCCGAACACTTTCCTTTCTTTTAAAGAAAATTCTGATTGCGTTGGTCGCTCCCTAGCACAAGCCAATCCCAAAAAACATATAAATATAATAATGAAAAATTGTTGAATATAAATCATCTAGACATCATTCTAGAATTTTAACTAGAAGGCTGTCAAATGCATTGCATTGCTAAAAGAAAATCTTTTTGCACGCTTCGTGCAAAATTGAGGCTGATCGGTTGGTTTGGGTAGTTTCCATCATGAACATAAATCAAGATTGTAGTCCTTTGTCCAGAGGGTAAGTAGACATTCTCAATCTTTGTTCCTTCTGGATAAGTGAATGTCTTCATTCGTCCCAGTTCATCGTAACTTCTTTGGAAGAATAGAGTCAGATCGTCTATAGAACGTTTCTCGACGATGGCTTGTCCTTTTGCATCGTAGGCGTTTTCTGTGTTTTTTTTGGGCGATCCCAGCACCATTTGTAAATGTTTGTGTATCAAATAAATTACGAGTAAACAATACAAATGTTGCTGGGTCGGGCTCTCAGCTACGGTCAATAAATTGCTATTTGGATTCAATATCATAACCTTCCTTTAACTTCAATTTATTGACCCCGCTTCCATCCCTATCGCAGAACTATTCTCTTCTGCTGTTTTACCCCTGGTTAAAACCAGGGGCTAACAGCTACACTCTTCACCGTTGGCTAATAATCCAACAAATGATGACATTGTTAATATTTTAACGTTCTTTAATTTACGTTAACTTCAATAATTCTATTCTCTATCCATTCAAATATTCTGTCTAGGAATAATATTCTTTAATTTATTATTTACTCATATCGCAATCAACAAAGAAATTCCCATACCTTCCGAGATAGAAAAACCTCCTGATTCTAAGTTAGTTGCTACTCCAGTATTGAATGGACTCTATCATATCTATTCTTATCAAAAAGCTGCTTAAGGTTTTAATTTAGATTGAATCTTTTTTCTCATTGTATCTGGATCGAACCATATCTAAATCTTAATAAATATTTCAGAAATCCGTAATTTTCGAACATTTTTCCTATAAATCACCCGATTTTAGTTTTCATTCCAATACTTTAAGTCATTCAAATCGAATAATTATCTAGTATAACAGACAATATATCCAATGAATTAGTTTTTACGAGCCTCAACCATTTTTGATTAGTTGACGTTATGATATAAAATAAATTTTAAAATGGTGCTGGGTGCTGGACGAGCCTCAGACTTAAGTAGACCGTCAGACACCAAATTTATTCTCCAGAGATACATAATTCTCCTTGCCCTAAATTTTGCTTATCACCAAGGCAAGCACTTTTAGGATTGCAATAAAGTATATTTACAGAATAAATATTATTTATACTTTCTCTATTACTGGAACCACAAGGAGCACTGTAAAGGGATTCATAACAATATTCCGCATCCTTATTTGTGATATGCGACTTCAAAAATCCCAATTCATAAATAGAAGACTCTGGAAATAGTGCAAGTATAAGTAATCGATCTTGAAATTCTATTTCCTGATCAGTACCCGTTAATCCACATTCGATAAACTTAAAATTAATAATATTTTCTTTTTCCTTTTGAAAGTTTCGTGAATCTTTTACTTTGCTTCCATCAATGGAACAATGCAATAGGATTATCATAACCAAGTATTTTACCATATTTGTTAATTTACTGTAGATGATTCATTTGAACTGGATAGCATTTGGAAATTATTAATTTGTTTTTGCTGTTTTTCAATTTTTCTAAATCTATGATAATAATCAAATATATCTAAAGGATTATCCTTAATATTAGTAATTATATCTCCAGCGATATTAGATCCAATTGTTAAATTGCCCTGATATTCAATTTCCGACATAATCAATCCTTCAAAAAAATCTTCTGAGTCTATCTTGAAATCTTCTTCAGTAAATTTCTGACCTAACAAAACTTTTTCTTCCAGAGATTTCCATTTTGATTGTAAAAAGTTTCTAGTATATTCTTTAACCCGATCGTTTCGATCTCCTCCAATTTTCTCAGATCCTTCTCTTGCAATATATTTAACATGACGACGGACTGATAGTCTATCCGAAGCCCACATACTTCCTTTTAGAACGGCTCGATTAATACCAGTAGATATATTTTTTCCAATTTTATTAATTCCTTTTGCTCCAAATTTTTTGCCCATCGCATGACCGATGATCCTATTAAACATGTGAATATATTTATTTTTACCACTAGGATCATTATATCGCAACGGATTCCCCTCAACATACATCATCCTGTTCATACCTTGAACTTTCCCTGGAAACGCCATACTGTCCGCCTGTATAAATCTCCCCATAGCAGGGTCATAATATCTTGCTTTATAATACATCAAGCCTGATTCCCTGTCTTCTTCTTGCCCTGTGTATTTGTATTTAGATACATCTGGTCCATAGGAATCCGTTCTCAATATCTCACCGTACGGTCTGTAGCTGATATGAGATTTACCACCCATCTCACCACCAGCCAAGACGTTACCCATCCCATCTGTTACCATGGTTATGCTACCAAGATGATCGGGATGTAGGAAGAACATGCCAGGTATGCGAGCTGTGTTCTGTCCTCCGACTCCACTAGATCCACCGCCACCTAAGCTAGCTGGTTCTGTGTTTACACTAGGTGTATCAGCAGGTATACCAAGTCCGAGTAGCCAAGGCGGAACTCCTTCCTCACTAGATGCTCCACCATAGAAGGCAGGTGAGCAACTGTAGATATTGATGAATAGAAAGGGAATCAAGGCGAGTGCGGATGCGAATCTTGAAGAGACTTGCACTTCAGTAGATATTTGAATACTTGCGTAGATTGCAAGGAGTAGCAAACTTATCCAGAGAAATAGTTTTACTGGTGCAACAACCGTATATCCTGAGCGGAGAATCTGAACGCTTGGGATTCCTTCCCACACAAGACTTAGGTCTCTTTTGATTTCGTTGTAGCCTGTGATTATGATAAAG of Leptospira sp. GIMC2001 contains these proteins:
- a CDS encoding LIC_12708 family protein produces the protein MKFTILISSFLSLFLGCIQFKVDVLKPDLITKIQIGSETSNLQVEVVNNVLTNLPLTIPFQSGTAYLTDTKRSIIKGFDSQGELETIIGSMETPPIAGVNLSKYRFGTLGLITLDSNQNLYIQNRFGNKEGLDGTKEQDNLFKKYSGSFETSGQSPLPSYIIKMNSRGEIKSVIGASGKNTEPFRYIEFIQATDSGKLFVYHKIAEEMRLSYYQDEELKSEIREGSLDIFKSGISNEYVISLDKIYPQPAGEYALASISYYSKGDNRFKFRRIYKIDFDKPTQTVSIKEIQDPAEILFSVRENDEFYIWETEDSGASVRLQVHDPEGNHINNKRLVFTSPRGQWRETFTDGRDNIYSIRIRAGFLELHRWR
- a CDS encoding bifunctional ADP-dependent NAD(P)H-hydrate dehydratase/NAD(P)H-hydrate epimerase; the encoded protein is MKYETVLSYENSSILDKYTQDVWGFSSEFLMAIAAKTFLETYADLLRDPNNHITILCGRGNNGGDGYALGYFLKTENIPFTIYCLGDKTSETAFIYKNKLKNLHVTIHSIENLLADLKSISKKTILIDCLLGTGMRLPIDQELKELFLNLINWKDSSNLIFGISMDVVSGRPAFAELNKSQKDIYFPADSLAEIGVAKWENLGFPIECKKTLTIGFPIDEFLQTDLGNNQQFIFRSIERNLIFDFYTKSLHGHKYSSGSLVAIGGDEGMIGAILLSINAFVGLGGGIAKAIVFDKSNILNSVLDNPSLMISPWSDELYQDPFLAKAKVMVIGPGTTPQSKYKEKVLIEADEWCKKDSHRWVILDAGMLPTEKEIEAGLKFEGNWILTPHFGELQRMSGASISDLTERKTITQNLAKKLNAFILAKDSLSLFVSPDSEVLIWDHPNPKLSTMGTGDILTGILAVSLAKGLEIRDAVLYSLSLMNLSKDMNMISPTSWDILNFLKKG
- a CDS encoding UDP-galactose-lipid carrier transferase, whose translation is MNMSPSLHKVDLSLTIPESDYKKKLKDLQEKARQVTHECQTRGKSIAVVFEGWDAAGKGGAIRRLTGLMDPRLYEVHNISAPDASEKSRNYLWRFWRRIPERGVIGIFDRSWYGRVMVERVEGFATEAEWKRAYSEIIWFEESLEQNDVKVIKFFIHIDKDTQKERFDARANDPLKRWKLTDEDWRNRDKWDLYVDAVEEMLVKTHTESSPWVVVSGNDKLTARIQILEEFVKFGKKI
- a CDS encoding RHS repeat domain-containing protein; translation: MDRRSPRRNKVEMDIAYDRLRQRPNAITTRLGDGHIEQRVSYEYDKKGNISKISDLMNETRNQIFEYDSINRVTKAIGKYGEETYSYNTNGNLTKRGKFSLQYNNPSHVHAVTQANSTETGAVNYSYDSIGNLTNRNGDIYRYDSRSKLSEITTAGGDVFTYSYDHTGHRIKKYLKNADTTTYSFGNNYEIHRSPGVPEKHTMYITGIEGDIVSQYTRPDANLLNQVAINDSLSAQNEQDVAFIIITGYNEIKRDLSLVWEGIPSVQILRSGYTVVAPVKLFLWISLLLLAIYASIQISTEVQVSSRFASALALIPFLFINIYSCSPAFYGGASSEEGVPPWLLGLGIPADTPSVNTEPASLGGGGSSGVGGQNTARIPGMFFLHPDHLGSITMVTDGMGNVLAGGEMGGKSHISYRPYGEILRTDSYGPDVSKYKYTGQEEDRESGLMYYKARYYDPAMGRFIQADSMAFPGKVQGMNRMMYVEGNPLRYNDPSGKNKYIHMFNRIIGHAMGKKFGAKGINKIGKNISTGINRAVLKGSMWASDRLSVRRHVKYIAREGSEKIGGDRNDRVKEYTRNFLQSKWKSLEEKVLLGQKFTEEDFKIDSEDFFEGLIMSEIEYQGNLTIGSNIAGDIITNIKDNPLDIFDYYHRFRKIEKQQKQINNFQMLSSSNESSTVN